From a region of the Triticum dicoccoides isolate Atlit2015 ecotype Zavitan unplaced genomic scaffold, WEW_v2.0 scaffold214668, whole genome shotgun sequence genome:
- the LOC119345199 gene encoding mechanosensitive ion channel protein 5-like, protein MGEGIDFYIHVATPVAKLALMKERILRYINNKKEHWYPGAMVVLRDVDETNKLKVSIWLCHTLNFQDMGMRYVRRELVLQEMIKVLKDLDIEYRMLPLDVNVRNAPPIESTRMPTTWNYS, encoded by the exons ATGGGAGAAGGAATTGACTTCTATATTCACGTTGCCACACCGGTAGCGAAACTAGCACTCATGAAAGAAAGAATTCTACG TTACATCAACAACAAGAAAGAGCATTGGTACCCGGGGGCGATGGTTGTCCTCCGGGATGTAGATGAGACCAACAAGCTAAAAGTATCCATATGGCTCTGTCACACGCTCAACTTCCAGGACATGGGGATGAGGTACGTGAGGAGGGAGCTGGTGCTCCAGGAGATGATCAAAGTTCTCAAGGACCTGGACATTGAGTATCGGATGCTACCACTGGACGTGAATGTGCGGAATGCGCCTCCTATTGAATCCACAAGGATGCCGACAACATGGAATTATTCCTGA